The Salicibibacter halophilus DNA window AATTTGTTGTTCAAAGATCTTAAAGACCTTAGTTGGTTTTGAATTTTGCATAAATTCACCTCAAAATAATCGACTCGCCGTGGTCCGCATCGTTGAGAGGCGTGGCGAGTTCAATTACCAATATTATATGATGCTACTTATGTTTTGTCAACGTGAGTATTGTTGTCTTTCTGCACATTTAAATTCCAATGCTTGCTCAACAACCTGAATAACTCTGCTTTGCTCCCCCTCCGTCATACTCGACCCCGAAGCTAAGCACAATCCACACCGAAACAAATCATCCGACACTCCACCCCTCTGGATGCGGTAATACGCTGCCCCCTCGAACAACGGCTGCAAGTGCAGCGGCTTCCACACGGGCCGCGCCTCGATATTCTCCGCAGCCAACGCTTCAATAATATTCAAATGACTCACGCCCGCCTTCTCGGGATCTACCGTCAACGCCGTACAACTTCAATGACAGGCACACCGTACGCCCAGCACACCTCCATCAACGCATCCATCCGCGCACCTTGATACAAAATCGGGTTCGCGCTCGCCACAACATCCCCTTCCCCGACGCCAAGCTGCCGCAATGCCAAATGAATCGCCGCCGTGACGGAAAATACTTCATCTTTGTTATTCAGAAATAATAAAATCCATTTCTATGTATAAAACTTCATCGGTTTTGTTGGTAATCCAACGGCCTAAAAGATAGAGAGTGCAGTGGCCTCTTTTTCCGTTTTCATGTATATAAACGCATTTTATAACCGAAGATGATGAAAAAAGGTGAGTGGTTTGATTGAAGTATGAGGATCTTAATAAAAGACGGAAAGAGAAGCTGGAAAAGCAAAAGGAGAAACAAAAACAACATTCATACAACTTGAAAGAGGCAGGAAAACTCATAAACAAAAGCAAAGATAAACCTCATTAAAAGGTGTCTCTTTGCTTTTTATCTGTAAATCCTCTCTCTGTTTTTATGATGATTCTTAATCTTTTTTTCGTTTTTTATTTTACGCTCTTGCTTTAGTTGGGCATATGTTTTTACTTGTCTTAAATTTACAGTTTTCTCGGTATAGACTTCTTTCTTCTCGGTCATGGGAATCCCTCCATCAAGATTTATCAGATCCTATTAATTCAAAGAGCACGAGAAGTAACTTCCCGTAACCTTCTATTGCTATTATACCTTTATCATTATCATTCAACAAGTTGTCAACATCCCTTTTTTCATGCAGTTTAACGATCCAATCAGATCTATCATCCAATGTCATTAACCAGAGGATAGTTTTTTTCTTCAGACTGTATTAAATTCTCTCCATGCCTTAAACGATCTAAATCTTCTCCTTCAAATCGGATGATATCAGCAGGAATTTCTAACTTAGACACCCCATGACGTAATCTATACTTGAATGTATCTGTGCCATCATGTTCTCGTTTATAAAAGCTGAATTTAGCATTTAATTCTGCACTACTTGCTGAATATCCGTTCTCTATGAACTGGATAACATTTCGATGAATTAATTCCAATACCAGATGAAGAAAATCAATTTCGACTATTAGAGTTTCTTTATCTTCTAAAGCTTCTTCTAACCGCTTTTCAGTGTCCTTGTGAAGCTGTCGTTCTTTTTCTATCGATTCATCACTATTTCTTAAAACACACTCTTTCACATTTAGTGTAGCATCTTGCACATAATCTTTCTCTATACGGATTAACCCCTGATTTTTGGACAATGACACTCTTATTGTCCAAGTTCATTTAGGGGCTTATGAGTGATAAACGCGTAAGAAATCTAGGAGCTCAGCTTGTTTCATAGATACCCCCTGATGGAAACATTACTTGTGAACATTTACACTTTTCGACTAAAGTGCCTAAAGTCCTGCAATAAATTATTTTGTTTCCTCATGAGGTAAATACTACCTTGATTGCTCGGGATCGACCGACGTGAGCCAGCGATTGAAAATACTCCCCTATTAGTCCAGGTATTATTCTAGTACTTCTAGCTGGCCGATGTTGACGACGAGCACATCAGTATCTATCTCGATTCCACTATGTAATAAATATCCTAAACTAACTGAGAGTAATCTTTCATAGTGCGTTGCTGAATTGATGGAAATACTGCCATGCTACTTCTAACTAAATGTCCGGATCGCGGAAGCAAGGTAGTGAGGGGGCCTCGAATGATTGGTGTCTTCGCCATTAAGTATACAGGGGGCGGTGTTAAACTGGAAAGGCTTCAGCAAAAGGTGGTAACCCTTTCGCACTTGGTGGTAAAAAAGATTGCAAGGATGGTACAAGCTGAATGCAATATTCATTCTTTTTATTCTGACATAATGAAACCTCATTTCTATTGATAAATAACCATCGGTTTCACCGTCATCCCACCAGCTTAAGCATCAGCAGGGATACAGTCCATAACAACGAATCCGGAACCCACGATGCACCAATCACTCGCGATCATTCCAGAAATCGACACGCGTCCAATACCATTCAGGACATTTCTCCGGTGCAGAGCCAAGCTATCATAGTTAGCTTGGCATCAGGCTTTTATTCATTTTCCTGCTCAATTTCATTCACTTCATCGATGTCTAATCCAGTAACATCGGCCACTTCTTCGGAAGACATTTTCTTTAACAGTCGCCTTGCGATATCTCTTGATTTCTCTTTTCTTGCTTCTTCAGCGATAAGTCTTCCAACTTTCGTCATTCCCATCCACCTCCTCATTATTGCAGCGAATTCATCGCTTACAAATTTGTCCGTTGCTGTGAGTATCCCTGCAATAACCTGTATTTGTTGCCGTTCATCTTTGATTTGTTTTGCCAATTCTACAGAATTCCGCACGTTCTCTTCACGGGGCTTCGTGCTATGCATTAAGGGGAGGATACTCAGTTTCATGAGCTCTTCTTGCGTCAGGTCCTCTCCTCTTTCTATTTTATCACTTATTTTCTCCAGTATCACATCTCCATTATACTCGCTAAGCAATATGGGTTTCGATTGGATCCCTACATCCCCTGCGTTTAAACCTTCTCCAACTTTCGCTACATCACTTGTATAGATAACAACAATATGAATGGGATTAATACTTTTCCCCTCTCGGTACGCTCGATCCAAAATTCTTTGAGCATAATCCAGGTATTTAATGTGGTTTTCAGTGATTGCATTATTACTTTCATATTCCACCATAAGGATGGATCCGTCTTCCAGTAAAAACTGGGTGTCTGAACGCTTTTCATCAGCTCTCACTTTCGGAAGGTTACTGGGCAATAACTGTTTAATCTTCGGCATTCCTTGCAGACCAAAGGCATCTAATGATGTATCCTTGTACAACTCACTCAAAAATTTAAATAGTACATCTTTATTATGATACGAAATGCCTTCTGACATATTTTTGTCTCCTTTGCTTAAAGGTGATTACCGATTGTACTATTTCACCTGTTATAATAGCAGATCTTGCACCAAAAAGCAAACATTTGTTCCTGTGATTGAATCAATAAAATAACCCAAAACCGGCAAGGATCCATCTACCGTTTTTGGGTTTAAATATTACTTTCGCTAGGATAATGATCCGTTCAACAACCCTTCAACTACCCCAATCACCCTATCCTGCTCCCCTTCCGTCATACTCGAACTAGAAGGCAAGCACAGCCCATAGCGAAAAAGCTCATCCGACACGCTCCACCCCTCTTCATGCGGGTAATACGCCACACCCTCGAACAACGGCTGCAAGTGCAACGATTTCCACACTGGCCGCGCCTCGATATTCTCCGCACCCAACGCTTCAATAA harbors:
- a CDS encoding DegT/DnrJ/EryC1/StrS family aminotransferase: MSHLNIIEALAAENIEARPVWKPLHLQPLFEGAAYYRIQRGGVSDDLFRCGLCLASGSSMTEGEQSRVIQVVEQALEFKCAERQQYSR
- a CDS encoding RpnC/YadD family protein gives rise to the protein MSEGISYHNKDVLFKFLSELYKDTSLDAFGLQGMPKIKQLLPSNLPKVRADEKRSDTQFLLEDGSILMVEYESNNAITENHIKYLDYAQRILDRAYREGKSINPIHIVVIYTSDVAKVGEGLNAGDVGIQSKPILLSEYNGDVILEKISDKIERGEDLTQEELMKLSILPLMHSTKPREENVRNSVELAKQIKDERQQIQVIAGILTATDKFVSDEFAAIMRRWMGMTKVGRLIAEEARKEKSRDIARRLLKKMSSEEVADVTGLDIDEVNEIEQENE